One window of the Leptospira koniambonensis genome contains the following:
- a CDS encoding lysylphosphatidylglycerol synthase transmembrane domain-containing protein gives MNLKHIKSYLFFFLRILFAIALGSYVFLTVDFASVWDALLQFSIPLFLVSFCLSTICSIVIPAMTTNRALRVSGIDISLWESIKINFSMRLYVMILPQVLSSGIRWFRYRGPEKGKGWEAASIIFFEKIVQLFFITFSTLVFFLIKINTIPEVLKDSIPLIGLFTFAFFALIVLFLSPYVFGLFGFIFKFVRNHFPHFIASRVDKIEEAIQVYHKLGKRSVALMFFGYLSAHLIFILSSYVLGIGLGIEMDYIDMGWVRSIVLTLSALPITVGGLGVRELGHIYLMGYLGVDKSTAVTFSLLIFAIQILIALLGACFEIWRFLLKSKKGFAK, from the coding sequence TCGCGATCGCGTTAGGCAGTTACGTCTTCTTAACCGTGGATTTTGCATCTGTTTGGGATGCACTTTTACAATTCAGTATTCCACTATTTCTGGTCTCTTTTTGTTTAAGTACGATTTGTTCTATAGTGATCCCTGCGATGACTACAAATCGTGCATTAAGAGTAAGTGGTATTGATATTTCACTTTGGGAATCCATAAAGATAAATTTCTCTATGCGACTTTATGTTATGATACTTCCCCAAGTGCTTAGCTCAGGTATCCGTTGGTTTCGATATAGGGGGCCTGAAAAAGGAAAGGGGTGGGAAGCCGCATCTATTATCTTTTTCGAAAAAATAGTTCAGCTATTCTTTATTACGTTTAGCACCTTGGTGTTTTTTCTGATCAAAATTAATACCATCCCGGAAGTTTTAAAAGATTCTATTCCATTAATTGGTTTGTTTACATTCGCATTTTTTGCATTGATAGTATTATTTCTATCCCCATATGTTTTTGGTTTGTTTGGGTTTATATTCAAATTCGTTCGAAATCATTTTCCACATTTTATAGCAAGTAGAGTTGATAAGATCGAAGAAGCCATCCAAGTATATCATAAATTAGGAAAACGTTCTGTAGCATTAATGTTTTTCGGATATTTGTCTGCACATTTGATCTTTATACTTAGCTCGTATGTGTTAGGAATTGGTCTTGGTATCGAAATGGATTATATCGATATGGGTTGGGTGCGATCGATCGTCTTAACATTGAGTGCTTTGCCGATTACTGTCGGAGGTTTAGGGGTCCGCGAATTAGGGCATATTTATCTCATGGGCTATTTGGGCGTTGATAAATCTACCGCGGTCACTTTTTCGCTCTTGATATTTGCGATACAAATTTTAATCGCATTGCTTGGAGCTTGCTTTGAAATTTGGAGATTTTTATTAAAGTCGAAGAAAGGTTTTGCAAAGTAA
- a CDS encoding DCC1-like thiol-disulfide oxidoreductase family protein, producing MKKILLHDDADSKTLGFARIFVFTIVFLHVFFDRTLALSYLDPGLFFPQGIFKFIPSDYWIGINSAGFLLTFKILLLTFLTGSIFGANKLSLHASYLGFAIFLGIEKGFGGHVDHRELFLVYIMFSLSLTPCLDSLSLQKPDLQNEKTPQVYKASILLILLVPILEYVYIGVARLFIGFPEVFHPEIMKGWILHGMIRPTRFPSTGIGAYYLSQSWLNWTLYFILAFSTVLELLALLFPFLKKWPKRLLIFSLIGFHISIFLIMNIIFIENITILLLFFNYTPLLNRILKPFQAEGQVFYDKNCAISNSLVKSIVSSGGAANLSFNYLDTFPKAEIGKVSDSFIVFQDKGTGKQYFRSDALLRTLAASGSTYSFFWIFILIPKFFRDLGYWVFSKYRYSIFGKTN from the coding sequence ATGAAAAAGATCCTTTTGCATGATGATGCTGATTCTAAAACTTTGGGTTTCGCACGTATTTTTGTTTTTACGATCGTATTTTTGCATGTATTCTTTGATCGAACTTTGGCATTATCCTATCTCGATCCTGGCCTTTTTTTTCCCCAAGGAATATTCAAATTCATTCCCTCTGATTATTGGATCGGGATTAACTCAGCTGGGTTTTTATTGACCTTTAAAATCCTTTTATTAACTTTTTTGACCGGTTCGATATTTGGAGCAAATAAACTTTCTCTCCACGCTTCTTATTTGGGATTCGCAATCTTTTTAGGTATTGAGAAGGGATTTGGCGGACATGTGGATCATAGGGAACTTTTTTTAGTTTATATTATGTTTTCCTTATCTTTGACTCCTTGTTTGGATTCATTGAGCCTCCAAAAGCCGGATTTACAAAATGAGAAAACTCCTCAAGTCTATAAGGCTTCGATATTACTTATTCTTTTGGTCCCAATTTTAGAATATGTGTATATAGGCGTTGCAAGATTATTTATAGGTTTTCCAGAAGTATTCCATCCGGAAATAATGAAAGGTTGGATACTACATGGGATGATCCGTCCTACTAGATTTCCTTCTACAGGGATTGGTGCTTATTATCTTTCTCAAAGCTGGTTGAATTGGACATTGTATTTTATTTTGGCATTTTCCACTGTTTTGGAACTTCTGGCGTTGCTATTTCCTTTTCTGAAAAAATGGCCGAAACGTTTGCTAATCTTTTCTCTCATTGGATTTCATATTAGTATTTTCTTAATAATGAATATTATCTTTATTGAGAATATTACGATCCTTCTATTATTTTTTAATTATACTCCACTCTTAAATAGAATCCTAAAACCGTTTCAGGCAGAAGGGCAGGTGTTTTATGATAAGAATTGTGCTATTTCAAATTCACTAGTGAAATCGATCGTTTCTTCTGGCGGAGCCGCGAATTTGAGTTTTAATTACTTAGATACTTTTCCAAAGGCCGAAATTGGCAAAGTGTCGGACTCATTTATTGTCTTTCAGGATAAAGGAACGGGAAAACAATACTTTCGATCTGATGCTCTTTTAAGGACTTTAGCAGCGTCTGGTTCTACTTATTCTTTCTTTTGGATTTTTATATTGATCCCAAAATTCTTTAGGGATTTGGGGTATTGGGTCTTTTCTAAATATAGATATTCGATCTTTGGGAAGACAAATTGA
- a CDS encoding acyltransferase family protein — translation MKHNDAVTYRPDIDGLRAIAVLSVVLFHAFPTVIQGGFVGVDVFFVISGYLISSILFKNLQKGTFHFFDFYSRRIRRIFPALLVVLTFCLTLGYFVLLGEEYKQLGRHTFAGSFFFSNIALLDELSDYFNVAAELKPLLHLWSLGIEEQFYIVWPLALYVAWRFRFNLFFMTIVCAGISLIWNLSEYKKNPIYTFYLPYTRVWELLFGATLAWTQLYKTGSIKDFFPASFGKFEFLNKPLSFSKWNDPKINNIRSILGIMFIVLPALLYGKDTPFPGFAAILPVLGAVLIISSGPEAIVNKRILATKPMVFVGLISFPLYLWHWPLLSFTAILESGAPALHWRIIAVFLSFLFSFLTWHYVEKNLRFRESTWILASLSGLLIFAALFGQTIYKKDGWSYRVSKYSENAKIFEGWMISDQKCTDKFKSEYGSNLVYCLVGDLNKQPDAVLIGDSHANALAYGLIQKFSNQGSNLLHMGLGGCPPFFGIEADPKRPCERENNTLELLEKNPKITKIILNSRGPRYLTGHGYGNLEANAVGAAKYRLRPDITDPNLAFREAMRDTLRRLTVAGKEIVFVTDVPEIGFDPKRCVSLRPFRLEFEDPEKVCKIDRKDFNERTLEYHELVNSVLKEFPKVKLWETWKNFCDDQYCYAIKDGKLLYRDSNHISLQGSYWLGDKYDPK, via the coding sequence ATGAAACATAACGACGCAGTGACTTATCGTCCGGATATCGACGGTTTAAGAGCGATCGCAGTCCTTTCCGTAGTTCTATTCCACGCCTTCCCAACTGTGATACAGGGTGGATTTGTAGGTGTTGACGTTTTTTTTGTAATCTCCGGATACCTGATCTCAAGTATCCTTTTTAAAAATCTCCAAAAAGGTACATTCCATTTTTTTGATTTTTATTCACGAAGAATACGAAGGATCTTTCCCGCGTTACTAGTGGTTTTAACCTTCTGTCTGACTTTAGGGTATTTTGTATTATTGGGAGAAGAGTATAAACAATTAGGAAGACACACCTTCGCAGGAAGTTTCTTTTTTTCTAATATAGCTCTTTTAGATGAATTATCGGATTATTTTAACGTAGCAGCTGAATTAAAACCCTTATTACATTTATGGTCCTTAGGTATTGAGGAGCAGTTTTATATAGTCTGGCCTCTGGCTCTATATGTGGCTTGGCGTTTTAGATTTAATTTGTTCTTCATGACTATAGTCTGTGCAGGAATTTCCTTAATCTGGAATTTGTCCGAATATAAGAAAAATCCAATATATACTTTCTATTTACCTTATACTCGTGTTTGGGAATTATTATTTGGAGCTACTCTCGCCTGGACACAATTATATAAAACCGGATCAATTAAAGATTTTTTTCCTGCTTCTTTTGGGAAGTTTGAGTTTTTAAATAAACCATTATCTTTTTCTAAATGGAATGATCCTAAGATAAACAATATACGCTCTATTTTAGGTATTATGTTTATAGTATTGCCTGCTTTACTCTATGGCAAGGATACACCTTTTCCTGGTTTTGCAGCGATACTGCCGGTGCTCGGAGCAGTCTTAATTATTTCATCCGGCCCTGAAGCGATCGTTAATAAAAGAATTTTGGCGACTAAGCCAATGGTATTTGTAGGACTAATTAGTTTTCCTTTATATTTATGGCATTGGCCTTTATTATCTTTCACTGCGATTTTGGAATCAGGGGCTCCTGCGCTTCATTGGAGAATAATTGCAGTATTTCTTTCTTTCCTGTTCTCTTTCTTAACTTGGCATTATGTAGAAAAGAATTTACGTTTTCGTGAGAGCACTTGGATACTCGCCTCATTGTCTGGATTACTGATTTTCGCGGCTTTATTTGGTCAGACCATTTATAAAAAAGACGGATGGTCCTATCGTGTTTCTAAATACAGCGAGAACGCGAAAATTTTTGAAGGTTGGATGATCTCCGACCAAAAATGTACGGATAAATTTAAATCGGAATACGGATCAAACTTAGTATATTGTCTTGTTGGTGATCTGAATAAGCAGCCCGATGCAGTTTTGATTGGAGACAGTCATGCTAACGCTTTAGCTTACGGGCTTATCCAAAAATTTTCTAATCAAGGTTCGAATTTATTACATATGGGATTAGGGGGCTGCCCTCCATTTTTTGGAATAGAAGCAGATCCTAAGCGACCTTGCGAGAGAGAGAATAACACATTAGAGTTATTGGAAAAAAATCCTAAGATCACTAAGATCATATTGAATAGCCGAGGTCCTAGATACTTAACCGGTCATGGTTACGGAAATCTGGAGGCGAATGCAGTTGGCGCGGCAAAATATCGTTTAAGGCCTGATATAACAGATCCTAATCTAGCTTTTCGTGAAGCAATGCGCGATACATTGAGAAGGTTGACCGTTGCAGGAAAAGAAATCGTTTTTGTGACTGACGTCCCTGAAATAGGATTTGATCCTAAACGTTGTGTTTCTTTGAGACCTTTCCGGCTCGAATTCGAAGATCCTGAAAAAGTCTGTAAGATAGACCGGAAAGATTTTAATGAAAGAACTTTAGAATATCATGAATTAGTAAATTCAGTTTTAAAAGAATTTCCTAAGGTGAAACTATGGGAGACTTGGAAAAATTTTTGCGACGATCAATATTGTTATGCAATTAAAGATGGGAAATTGTTGTACAGAGATAGTAATCACATTTCTCTTCAGGGCTCTTATTGGTTAGGAGATAAATACGATCCGAAATAA